A single Paenibacillus kribbensis DNA region contains:
- a CDS encoding MarR family transcriptional regulator: MPLTKRRLQFLHTLVDLYQKTNLPIHYEALAKSLGVSKWTAYDMLKEIEKLGFITRSYEVNAKVTGRSQVVFVPTDKASELFNQSRNKLVDLVDWKKTVENISELLKDLNNTSLNEAVRKIWAEIPEASVRINFCAYIIGLLLMYLKKLGGKTGPWIQQIVLTAPSKEMGMTMFVGTVLGMAVQTINDELGLEITELVSRFLQSISDLSDEEKGLLYNFLSEAFI, encoded by the coding sequence GTGCCACTTACTAAACGTCGTCTGCAATTTCTTCATACATTGGTGGATTTGTATCAAAAAACGAATTTACCCATTCATTACGAAGCCTTGGCTAAATCATTAGGCGTTAGCAAATGGACGGCCTATGACATGCTGAAAGAAATAGAAAAGCTCGGTTTTATTACGCGCAGCTATGAGGTGAATGCCAAGGTAACCGGGCGTTCTCAGGTCGTATTTGTGCCTACAGATAAAGCTTCGGAATTGTTCAACCAGTCCCGGAATAAATTAGTCGATCTGGTGGATTGGAAAAAAACTGTCGAGAACATTTCAGAATTGCTTAAAGATTTGAACAACACAAGCCTCAATGAGGCTGTCCGAAAAATTTGGGCTGAAATTCCTGAAGCTAGCGTCAGAATCAATTTTTGCGCTTATATTATAGGGCTGCTTTTGATGTACTTGAAGAAGCTGGGAGGTAAAACAGGTCCCTGGATTCAGCAGATTGTCCTTACAGCCCCAAGCAAGGAAATGGGCATGACCATGTTTGTTGGCACTGTGCTAGGCATGGCTGTACAAACAATAAACGATGAATTGGGCCTTGAAATTACGGAGCTGGTCTCCCGTTTTCTGCAATCCATTTCGGATCTTTCTGACGAGGAAAAAGGGTTGCTTTACAATTTTCTGAGCGAGGCTTTTATATAA
- a CDS encoding beta-ketoacyl-ACP synthase III, with translation MQSALNLNGVTITGTGFYVPTSLLTNVELAASLDTSDEWISQRTGIRQRYIAEASTDTSDLAVAAAAQALSRAHLSLEDVDLIVVATSTPDYAFPSTAMLVKQKLGSRAPAFDLSAACSGFVYALSVSSDMMKSGAYHNALVIGADKFSKIIDWQDRNTAVLFGDGAGAVVLQSRPGAFPCFSLLGSEERGAEALTSPVTGPITMQGREVFKFGVRIVESMLTKALETLNLSIDDIALIIPHQANIRIIESAAGKMNIPLDKFFVNIENYGNTSAASIPIALAEAMEQKLVRSGDIVMLMGFGAGLAWGVQVIQIA, from the coding sequence ATGCAATCAGCTCTCAACCTGAACGGGGTTACAATTACAGGTACAGGATTCTACGTTCCGACCTCTCTATTAACCAATGTGGAATTAGCCGCATCTCTGGACACATCCGATGAATGGATCAGCCAGCGAACGGGCATCCGTCAGCGATATATTGCAGAAGCATCCACGGACACCTCTGACCTTGCCGTCGCTGCTGCAGCCCAGGCTTTAAGCCGTGCCCATTTATCCCTTGAAGATGTGGATCTCATTGTCGTGGCGACTTCAACTCCTGATTATGCCTTCCCCTCCACCGCCATGCTGGTCAAGCAAAAGCTCGGAAGCCGCGCACCTGCATTCGACTTATCGGCAGCCTGCTCCGGTTTTGTGTACGCTCTTTCAGTCAGCAGCGACATGATGAAATCGGGCGCCTACCACAATGCTCTGGTGATTGGAGCAGACAAGTTCTCCAAAATCATAGATTGGCAGGACCGTAATACTGCTGTCCTGTTTGGAGATGGTGCGGGCGCTGTCGTCCTTCAATCTCGCCCGGGCGCTTTCCCGTGCTTCTCCTTGCTGGGCTCGGAAGAACGTGGGGCAGAAGCACTGACATCCCCGGTTACAGGCCCCATCACCATGCAAGGTCGAGAGGTTTTCAAGTTCGGGGTGCGTATTGTGGAATCCATGCTAACTAAAGCGCTGGAAACATTGAATTTAAGCATTGATGATATTGCTTTAATCATTCCACATCAAGCCAACATTCGAATCATCGAGAGTGCCGCTGGCAAAATGAACATTCCTCTGGATAAATTTTTTGTAAATATCGAAAATTACGGAAATACGTCTGCGGCTTCTATTCCCATTGCACTTGCGGAAGCCATGGAACAAAAGCTCGTTCGTAGTGGTGATATTGTGATGCTGATGGGCTTCGGGGCGGGTTTGGCATGGGGCGTACAGGTCATCCAGATCGCATGA